From one Chitinispirillales bacterium genomic stretch:
- a CDS encoding PAC2 family protein → MRIFENVKFDTSPILIAAWPGIGNVGIMTANYIREKIGAYPFAEIDMKPYFVPELVVVNDGIADFPKPPASIIYYKRNPDLLVFESNVQITGRDGLAIAKSLIRLAAYARVKRLYTLAALPVNTTHKVESQIYGAFTEKNVLEEFERKSVIPLTEGCIAGHNGLLLGLAKEYNIEAGCFLGTVPVFAANTYYPKASLKIIELFEDLLEIEIDKTSIKEKIMLVNEHFNSIEDKIKEFPYRILQPETNVSNPIDDILSDNSLNGDEPIPEAIMEKIERLFQDAANDRNKAVVLKKELDRWNVYELYEDRFLKLFK, encoded by the coding sequence GTGAGAATTTTTGAAAACGTAAAGTTTGATACGAGTCCGATACTCATTGCCGCTTGGCCCGGAATTGGAAACGTCGGAATTATGACCGCAAATTATATTCGCGAAAAAATAGGAGCGTACCCGTTTGCCGAAATAGATATGAAACCGTATTTTGTTCCCGAACTCGTAGTCGTTAACGACGGAATTGCAGATTTTCCAAAACCTCCGGCTTCAATTATTTATTACAAGCGAAATCCCGATTTGCTGGTTTTTGAAAGCAACGTACAAATAACGGGAAGGGACGGATTGGCAATTGCAAAATCACTAATCCGTCTTGCCGCATATGCGAGAGTTAAACGACTTTATACTCTTGCCGCGCTTCCCGTAAATACGACACACAAAGTCGAATCGCAGATTTATGGAGCGTTTACCGAAAAAAACGTTTTGGAAGAGTTTGAACGAAAGAGCGTAATTCCGCTTACGGAGGGTTGTATAGCCGGGCATAACGGACTTTTGCTGGGACTCGCTAAAGAATATAATATTGAAGCGGGATGTTTTTTGGGGACGGTTCCGGTTTTTGCGGCGAATACTTACTATCCGAAAGCGTCGTTAAAAATTATTGAATTGTTTGAGGATTTGCTTGAAATCGAAATTGATAAGACAAGTATTAAAGAAAAAATTATGCTTGTTAATGAACATTTTAATTCAATTGAAGATAAAATTAAAGAATTTCCCTATAGAATACTGCAGCCGGAGACAAATGTTTCAAATCCGATAGACGATATATTATCGGATAATTCGCTTAACGGCGACGAACCGATTCCCGAAGCGATTATGGAGAAAATAGAGCGTTTATTTCAGGACGCGGCAAACGACAGGAACAAAGCGGTCGTTCTTAAAAAAGAATTGGACAGGTGGAACGTATATGAACTTTACGAAGACAGGTTTTTAAAGTTGTTTAAGTAA
- a CDS encoding class I SAM-dependent methyltransferase, translated as MAFAPAFFHAAIILRNKGVLNFLNENDEGKSEKEIAAFCKLNDYAARILLEAGEAAGVLINNENKYYLSKMGFLLISDEITKRNLNFINDVCYQGFAFLGESIEERKPVGLKVFGEWDTIYAGLSQLSPKVKKSWFEFDHYYSDTAFDEALKIIFENGKCQNILDVGGNTGRFAIKCAQFCDYVKITILDHEGQLVAAKENAKNAGFQERIDGFALNLLDHSKAFPKNFDAVWMSQFLDCFPPKDIIELLKRGKEALNENGFLYIMEPFVDTQKHPQAKLALVGTSLYFTAMANGTSRMYHCDEMMEYAKAAQLEVVSIFDSVGGFQTILRLRSRDS; from the coding sequence TTGGCGTTTGCGCCCGCGTTTTTTCACGCGGCGATTATTTTGCGAAATAAAGGCGTTCTAAACTTTCTTAACGAAAACGATGAAGGAAAATCCGAAAAAGAAATAGCGGCTTTTTGTAAATTAAACGATTACGCCGCAAGAATTTTGCTTGAAGCGGGAGAGGCGGCGGGCGTTTTAATTAATAACGAAAATAAATATTATTTGTCAAAAATGGGATTTCTTTTAATTTCCGACGAAATCACAAAAAGAAACTTGAATTTCATAAACGACGTTTGCTATCAAGGTTTTGCCTTTTTAGGCGAGTCTATTGAAGAGCGAAAACCTGTCGGACTAAAAGTTTTCGGAGAATGGGATACTATTTACGCCGGACTTTCACAACTTTCTCCAAAAGTTAAAAAGAGTTGGTTTGAATTTGACCATTACTATTCGGATACGGCGTTTGACGAAGCGCTGAAAATTATTTTTGAAAATGGAAAATGCCAAAATATTCTTGATGTCGGCGGAAACACCGGAAGATTTGCGATAAAATGTGCGCAATTTTGCGATTATGTAAAAATTACTATTTTAGACCATGAAGGACAACTTGTCGCTGCGAAAGAAAATGCAAAAAATGCCGGATTTCAAGAACGAATCGACGGTTTTGCGTTAAATTTGCTCGACCATTCAAAAGCGTTCCCGAAAAATTTTGATGCGGTTTGGATGAGCCAGTTTTTGGATTGTTTTCCTCCGAAAGATATTATAGAACTACTCAAACGCGGAAAAGAAGCGTTGAACGAAAACGGGTTTTTGTACATTATGGAGCCGTTTGTCGATACGCAAAAACATCCGCAGGCTAAACTTGCGCTTGTAGGAACTTCTTTATATTTCACCGCTATGGCAAACGGAACGTCCAGAATGTATCATTGCGACGAGATGATGGAATATGCGAAAGCGGCGCAGTTGGAAGTTGTCAGCATATTTGATTCGGTAGGCGGTTTTCAGACTATTCTCAGACTTAGAAGCCGCGATTCATAA
- the bamA gene encoding outer membrane protein assembly factor BamA yields the protein MFRLYTIFALLLFISGSIFAQKKLENITIEGLINEREKTIFSMIPISVGQNIENKDVAKTIKQLYRSGKFKTIDIVPQNEDESSVSLKIIIVENPYLDALEFKGNRKIGKSRLTELLKIRQGERIPDSKIHSLTEIIRKAYADKGYLNVDITSEITETKVLGYVVLKFSIDEGDKVRVEEINFIGNSSFSDKKLKHKFRTKERHIFSSGEFNESVYKQHLDSLVLSYNEEGYMDARIISDSVSKTKDGKGITINIEIEEGKKYYTGDFYFVNNEIIDSDNLQAAVLMQRGKPFARTKFLMTRQAVGNIYRNQGYLWASAEPKYKYRGDTIDVIFSITEGRPAIVRKIDITGNEKTREQVIRRELRIYPGQKYDQSAMERSIRDVRQLNYFDNVAPDISMNPDGTIDLIFDVKEKENIGQFSAGVTYSVQDGVGGNFSVAIPNFRGAGEMLDATIDFAKGRKRYSIGFMEPWIFNSPTSFSSQIFYEDVKYTNEYYNYSRAGIEYGIGRRLKWPDDYFSAGIRHLLSYDYNNTNYSFIDDSLGVKIVNRGILSRWYLSITRNDTDYPQFPTQGSIFRIGGFIGGTNGRLLSNGLETYSFVKGIVSYEWYLPMFWKFVLGAKTKFGMIGSLIERQQPIIAYSDLFQVGGVYYDGILRGYDEGEVSINLNMATVSGEIRFPIVDQQFYMGTFFDMGNGWKNASQIDLTDMCKGVGFGFRLMLPMVGLLGFDFAWGLDDPQARFMSDGRKSKFNLHFIMNRGF from the coding sequence ATGTTTCGTTTATATACGATTTTTGCGCTTTTACTATTTATTTCGGGTAGTATTTTCGCACAAAAAAAATTGGAAAATATAACAATAGAAGGACTTATAAACGAGCGTGAAAAAACTATCTTTTCTATGATTCCCATAAGCGTCGGACAAAATATAGAAAACAAAGATGTCGCAAAGACAATAAAACAACTTTATCGTTCAGGAAAATTTAAAACAATAGATATCGTCCCCCAAAACGAAGACGAATCGTCGGTTTCGTTGAAAATTATAATCGTAGAAAATCCGTATCTTGACGCATTAGAATTCAAAGGAAACCGTAAAATAGGAAAATCACGCCTTACCGAACTGCTGAAAATTCGTCAGGGAGAGCGTATTCCCGATTCTAAAATACATTCTTTAACCGAAATAATCAGAAAAGCGTACGCCGATAAAGGATATTTAAACGTTGACATTACGTCCGAAATAACGGAAACAAAAGTTTTGGGTTACGTCGTTTTAAAATTTTCTATTGACGAGGGCGACAAAGTGCGGGTCGAAGAAATCAATTTTATCGGAAACAGTTCCTTTTCCGATAAAAAGCTCAAACATAAATTTCGCACAAAAGAACGACACATTTTTAGTAGCGGAGAATTTAACGAATCCGTTTATAAACAACATTTAGATTCACTTGTTTTATCTTATAACGAAGAAGGTTACATGGACGCACGTATAATCAGCGATTCCGTGAGCAAAACCAAAGACGGCAAAGGCATAACGATAAACATAGAAATAGAAGAAGGTAAAAAATATTATACCGGCGATTTTTATTTTGTGAATAACGAAATAATCGATTCAGACAATTTACAGGCGGCGGTATTAATGCAAAGAGGAAAACCTTTTGCGCGGACAAAATTTTTAATGACGCGGCAAGCGGTAGGAAACATTTATAGAAATCAAGGCTATTTATGGGCAAGCGCAGAACCAAAGTACAAATATCGCGGCGATACTATAGACGTGATATTTTCGATAACGGAAGGACGTCCTGCAATAGTCCGCAAAATTGACATTACCGGCAATGAAAAAACGCGAGAACAGGTAATACGCAGAGAATTACGTATATATCCGGGGCAGAAATACGACCAATCCGCTATGGAACGTTCAATCCGCGACGTGCGCCAACTAAATTATTTTGACAACGTAGCGCCCGATATATCAATGAATCCCGACGGAACTATCGATTTGATATTCGACGTTAAAGAAAAAGAAAACATAGGACAATTTTCCGCAGGGGTTACCTATTCCGTTCAAGACGGAGTAGGAGGAAATTTCAGCGTCGCGATACCGAATTTTAGAGGAGCGGGTGAAATGCTTGATGCGACGATTGATTTTGCAAAGGGAAGAAAACGATACTCTATAGGATTTATGGAGCCATGGATTTTTAATTCGCCGACTTCTTTTTCATCTCAAATTTTTTATGAGGATGTAAAATATACAAACGAATATTACAATTACAGCCGAGCCGGTATCGAGTACGGGATAGGCCGCCGTTTAAAATGGCCTGACGACTATTTCTCGGCGGGAATCCGCCACTTATTAAGTTACGATTACAACAATACCAACTATTCGTTCATAGACGATTCGCTCGGCGTCAAAATTGTTAATCGCGGTATTCTAAGCAGATGGTATTTGTCAATAACAAGAAACGATACCGATTACCCGCAATTTCCGACCCAGGGCTCAATTTTCAGAATTGGCGGATTCATCGGAGGAACGAACGGACGTTTACTTAGCAACGGGCTTGAAACGTATAGTTTTGTAAAAGGAATAGTATCTTATGAATGGTATTTGCCTATGTTTTGGAAATTCGTATTAGGTGCAAAGACAAAATTCGGAATGATAGGTTCGCTAATTGAACGACAGCAACCTATTATAGCATACAGCGACTTGTTCCAAGTCGGCGGAGTGTATTACGACGGGATCTTACGCGGTTATGACGAAGGAGAGGTAAGCATAAATCTTAACATGGCTACTGTTTCCGGAGAAATCCGTTTTCCCATAGTCGACCAGCAATTTTATATGGGAACTTTTTTCGACATGGGTAACGGATGGAAAAACGCTTCGCAAATCGACTTAACCGATATGTGTAAAGGCGTAGGATTCGGATTTCGCCTAATGCTTCCTATGGTAGGACTTTTAGGATTTGACTTTGCTTGGGGGCTTGACGATCCGCAGGCAAGATTCATGTCCGACGGACGAAAATCAAAATTTAATTTGCATTTTATTATGAATCGCGGCTTCTAA
- a CDS encoding DUF5683 domain-containing protein — translation MKKLYFVTVLFILLKINFAQTNQSLEEELMLFGAEDFFIDDSNISSNSVEPFQIQEDTVVAADDGASSLDTTTVPKSGRVSGRLQAIPAFSSSAPISTGQGKPTDASVVEISVFDTASVTFESSIDFSRNLSQYRSPQKALFYSLLIPGFGQAYNKKYWRTGLYAAIEVGMIAGAIYFRKDAKNVRKNAENFAKEHFEKDSLEKFYRKLTEYGEGIDYSYSDYEEEKEKDVGRLIFGDNLGFFNEFDSITGKETKGYERYLEEFDNDFYGNRFGVGSIFGVHGWDDAAPDYGDKYSSFYPDKYDIDSATLLRIMIEGKAVFGASRNQNDYNSRMDYSRKQMQRSSVFIVGIFVNHVASAVDAFISAIIHNRKLLKEETGDSTKPEDILSRISINGGMYVGADYNLTSTLGLTWRF, via the coding sequence ATGAAGAAATTATATTTCGTAACGGTACTATTTATACTTTTGAAAATCAATTTTGCGCAGACGAATCAGTCGTTAGAGGAAGAATTAATGTTATTCGGCGCAGAGGATTTCTTTATTGACGACAGCAATATCTCGTCAAACAGCGTTGAACCTTTCCAGATTCAAGAAGATACGGTTGTTGCGGCTGACGACGGCGCAAGCAGCCTTGATACTACGACTGTTCCCAAATCGGGACGCGTCAGCGGCAGACTTCAAGCGATACCGGCGTTTTCGTCGTCGGCTCCTATATCTACGGGGCAAGGCAAGCCGACGGACGCTTCAGTCGTAGAAATTTCAGTTTTTGACACCGCTTCGGTTACGTTTGAATCGTCAATTGATTTTTCACGGAATTTATCGCAATACCGCTCGCCGCAAAAAGCGCTTTTTTATTCGCTTTTAATTCCTGGATTTGGGCAGGCGTACAACAAAAAATATTGGCGTACCGGTCTGTACGCGGCAATTGAAGTCGGAATGATAGCGGGTGCGATTTATTTTAGAAAAGATGCGAAAAACGTTCGAAAAAACGCCGAGAATTTTGCTAAAGAGCATTTTGAAAAGGATAGTTTAGAAAAATTTTATCGCAAACTTACAGAATACGGAGAAGGTATCGATTATAGTTATTCCGATTACGAAGAAGAAAAGGAAAAAGATGTCGGCAGATTGATTTTCGGAGACAATTTAGGATTCTTTAACGAATTTGATTCTATTACAGGAAAAGAAACAAAGGGTTACGAAAGATATTTGGAAGAATTTGACAATGATTTTTACGGAAACAGATTTGGGGTCGGAAGTATTTTCGGCGTTCATGGCTGGGACGACGCAGCGCCGGACTACGGTGATAAATATTCGAGTTTTTATCCTGATAAATATGATATTGACAGCGCCACGCTTTTGCGTATAATGATTGAAGGAAAGGCGGTGTTTGGCGCTTCGCGAAATCAGAACGATTACAATTCAAGGATGGATTACAGCAGAAAACAGATGCAGCGCAGTTCGGTTTTTATCGTTGGAATTTTTGTGAACCATGTCGCTTCGGCAGTGGATGCGTTTATTTCGGCGATTATCCATAATCGCAAATTACTCAAAGAAGAAACCGGCGACAGTACAAAACCGGAAGATATTTTGAGCAGAATTTCAATTAATGGAGGAATGTATGTTGGCGCCGACTATAATTTAACGTCAACACTGGGACTCACATGGAGATTTTAG
- the gap gene encoding type I glyceraldehyde-3-phosphate dehydrogenase: protein MAIKIGINGFGRIGRNVFRSAVASFADEIEIVGINDLLEPDYLAYMLKYDSVHGKFKGEISIEDNNLIVNGKKVRLTAEYDPADLKWDEVGADIIIESTGFFLDQETAKKHIAAGAKKVILSAPAKDNTPTFVYGVNHKLYAGETIISNASCTTNCLAPLAKVVHEKFGIVKGLMTTVHAATATQKTVDGPSKKDWRGGRGILENIIPSSTGAAKAVGLVLPELNKKLTGISLRIPSSDVSIVDLTAELKNAATFDEIKKAIKEASETDVEKGGLKGVLGYTEESVVSTDFRGDARTSIFDADKSLALDGNFVKLLSWYDNEWGYSNKCIEMAKVISK, encoded by the coding sequence ATGGCTATTAAAATTGGTATTAATGGATTTGGTCGTATCGGTCGCAATGTATTTCGCAGCGCGGTTGCGAGTTTTGCCGACGAAATCGAAATCGTAGGAATTAACGATTTGCTTGAGCCGGATTATTTGGCATATATGCTAAAATACGACTCGGTTCACGGTAAATTTAAAGGTGAGATTTCAATAGAAGACAATAATCTCATCGTAAACGGCAAAAAGGTACGGTTAACCGCGGAATATGACCCCGCGGATCTTAAATGGGACGAAGTAGGCGCAGATATTATTATTGAATCGACCGGTTTTTTCCTTGATCAAGAAACTGCAAAAAAACATATCGCGGCGGGTGCAAAAAAAGTAATACTCTCCGCTCCGGCAAAAGATAACACGCCGACTTTCGTGTACGGCGTAAACCACAAGTTATACGCGGGCGAGACAATTATTTCAAACGCATCTTGCACAACGAACTGCCTTGCGCCTTTGGCAAAAGTCGTTCATGAAAAATTCGGAATCGTAAAAGGTCTTATGACTACCGTCCATGCGGCGACGGCGACGCAAAAAACAGTAGATGGACCTTCCAAAAAGGACTGGAGAGGCGGACGCGGTATTCTTGAAAATATAATTCCGTCTTCAACAGGCGCCGCGAAAGCGGTTGGCTTGGTTTTGCCGGAACTTAATAAAAAACTTACAGGTATTTCGCTTCGCATTCCGTCAAGCGACGTATCTATCGTGGATTTGACGGCGGAACTTAAAAACGCGGCGACATTTGACGAAATTAAAAAAGCGATTAAAGAAGCGTCGGAAACAGACGTTGAAAAAGGCGGACTCAAAGGAGTTTTGGGTTATACCGAAGAATCGGTAGTTTCGACGGATTTCAGAGGCGACGCTCGTACTTCCATTTTCGATGCTGATAAGTCGTTAGCGCTTGACGGCAATTTTGTTAAACTGCTCTCTTGGTATGACAACGAATGGGGTTATTCAAATAAATGTATTGAAATGGCGAAAGTAATTTCAAAATAG
- the aroA gene encoding 3-phosphoshikimate 1-carboxyvinyltransferase, with amino-acid sequence MKWKVKKSVLNGTIEIPASKSHTIRALLIASLAEGESVIKKPLLTGDGFSALNAAKAIGAKTQQKEDGLHVFGVGKNVNLAKSVNMENSGTGTNMFSAAAALGETPITFDGDDSLRTRPMESLLSALEKMGAKVEYHKKFGGPPFTVCGKISGAKIEIDGNNSQYLSALLLVAPLLKGKTQISLKTLFERPYVKMTLWWLDKMRINYSADFENLEFTVEGGQKYVPIKETIPGDFSSATFSAVGAVLTGGKIDIRNIDFSDPQGDKEIFRIIEKMGAKVEKTQNTATVSRSGDLHGLEIDLNAMPDAICALAVLATQAKEPTKIYNVAQARIKETDRISLMTRELGKMGAKIEEFPDAMTIYPSKLNAANVSGYGDHRAVMALTLAGMAASGETIIDTVQAADVTYPSFKDDFSAIGAKIEISGQSFA; translated from the coding sequence ATGAAATGGAAAGTAAAAAAGTCGGTTTTGAACGGGACGATTGAAATTCCCGCTTCAAAATCGCATACGATTCGTGCGTTACTTATCGCATCGCTTGCGGAGGGCGAATCGGTAATTAAAAAACCGCTTTTAACGGGTGACGGATTTTCTGCGCTTAACGCCGCAAAGGCAATCGGTGCAAAAACGCAGCAAAAAGAAGACGGGTTGCACGTTTTCGGCGTCGGAAAGAATGTAAATTTAGCGAAATCCGTGAATATGGAAAATTCCGGGACGGGAACAAACATGTTTTCGGCGGCTGCGGCGCTGGGAGAAACGCCTATAACGTTCGACGGCGATGATTCTTTGCGCACAAGACCGATGGAGAGTTTACTTTCGGCTTTGGAAAAAATGGGCGCAAAGGTTGAATACCACAAGAAATTCGGCGGACCGCCTTTTACTGTTTGCGGAAAAATAAGCGGCGCAAAAATTGAAATAGACGGAAACAATTCGCAGTATCTTTCCGCTTTGCTTTTGGTCGCTCCGCTTTTGAAGGGTAAAACTCAAATTTCTCTTAAAACGCTTTTTGAACGTCCTTATGTGAAAATGACGCTTTGGTGGCTTGACAAAATGAGAATAAACTATTCGGCGGATTTTGAAAATTTGGAGTTTACCGTAGAAGGCGGACAAAAATACGTCCCGATAAAAGAAACGATTCCCGGAGACTTTTCTTCAGCTACGTTTTCGGCGGTCGGAGCGGTTTTGACAGGTGGGAAAATCGATATTCGCAATATAGATTTTTCTGACCCGCAGGGTGACAAAGAAATATTTCGGATTATAGAAAAAATGGGTGCAAAAGTCGAAAAAACTCAAAACACGGCGACTGTTTCAAGAAGCGGTGATTTGCACGGTTTGGAAATAGACTTAAACGCTATGCCTGACGCTATTTGCGCTTTGGCTGTTTTGGCGACGCAGGCAAAAGAACCGACAAAAATATACAATGTCGCCCAAGCGCGAATCAAAGAGACCGACAGGATTAGTCTTATGACGCGGGAACTTGGGAAAATGGGTGCGAAGATCGAAGAATTTCCCGATGCGATGACGATCTATCCGTCAAAACTAAACGCGGCAAATGTCAGCGGATACGGCGATCACAGAGCGGTTATGGCGCTGACACTGGCGGGAATGGCGGCAAGCGGCGAGACGATTATCGACACCGTACAGGCGGCGGACGTGACTTATCCCTCGTTCAAAGACGACTTTTCGGCGATTGGCGCAAAGATTGAAATTTCGGGGCAATCTTTTGCCTAA
- a CDS encoding class I SAM-dependent methyltransferase, translating to MRTPLPITQNDTNNKSTGFGLPDDENVLRHPWYLSRRECVLSVLKNRKLHNLADIGARHTFYTKKLKTFVDENIYAVDILFPEGCVIENGIKYLNDINKLPQNELDCMVMMDVLEHIEDDAAFFNTAADKLKSGGAILITVPAFQFLFSAHDVRARHYRRYGRKQLINLLKRRDIKVECCHYFYTTLFLSCLLSFLKKEKSDYKSNKWNYSENHFLTIFIKTILNLDFAINRILDKIFIRLPGLSLIAVCKKI from the coding sequence ATGAGAACGCCCCTCCCCATTACACAAAACGACACAAACAATAAATCGACAGGCTTCGGTCTTCCAGACGATGAAAACGTTCTTCGACATCCTTGGTATTTATCAAGGAGAGAATGTGTTTTAAGCGTTCTCAAAAATAGAAAATTACATAATCTTGCGGATATCGGCGCACGTCATACTTTTTACACAAAAAAACTGAAGACGTTTGTAGATGAAAATATTTATGCGGTCGATATATTATTTCCAGAAGGGTGCGTCATAGAAAACGGAATAAAATATCTTAACGATATAAACAAATTACCTCAAAACGAATTAGACTGCATGGTCATGATGGACGTATTGGAACACATTGAAGACGACGCCGCTTTTTTCAACACGGCGGCGGACAAACTGAAAAGCGGCGGCGCAATATTGATAACCGTTCCCGCATTTCAATTTTTATTTTCCGCACATGACGTTAGAGCGCGGCATTACCGTAGATACGGTCGAAAGCAATTGATAAATTTGCTGAAACGACGCGATATAAAAGTTGAATGCTGCCACTATTTTTACACAACTTTGTTTTTATCATGCCTATTATCTTTTCTTAAAAAAGAAAAATCCGATTACAAAAGCAACAAGTGGAATTATTCGGAAAATCACTTTTTAACGATATTTATCAAAACGATCTTGAATTTGGATTTCGCGATAAATAGAATACTCGACAAAATATTTATCCGTTTGCCGGGGCTGTCTCTTATTGCGGTTTGCAAAAAAATTTAG
- a CDS encoding MiaB/RimO family radical SAM methylthiotransferase gives MTAKAAFYSFGCRTNKEEIDAVASSFQANGFEIIYDKKNFDDADFIIVNTCSVTLTSQQKNFKFVDSLKKKYPNAKIVVTGCLAQQSPKDFQKVEFVIGNAKKNDIFNIISKENGGCFVENLNNAELKILKTIQPPQACDRTRFSIKIQEGCASFCSYCIVPYLRGTPKSANFNETISLAKDSINLGYNEIVLAGTHIGQYQNEGQNFLDVAKKIISINDKIRLRLSSMNPDDCDEKLFEFMAENPQICRHLHVAVQSLSPEILTLMNRNPKAIENLFENLQKYRKFIPELNLGGDFIVGFPNESEENFIKTKENIQKFGFNYGHVFMYSLRPQTPAAAMKNQIPEKIKKQRSEILRELFVLQRQNFANLQISKTQKIIIETERELSGITQNYLRVKGEKNPNFRKNQIVEVVLRKYNSAKNFFEADLL, from the coding sequence ATGACGGCAAAAGCGGCGTTCTATTCGTTTGGCTGCCGAACAAATAAAGAAGAAATCGACGCTGTCGCGTCGTCGTTTCAAGCAAACGGATTCGAAATAATTTATGATAAAAAAAATTTTGACGACGCTGATTTTATTATCGTAAACACCTGCTCGGTCACTCTTACTTCTCAGCAAAAAAATTTCAAATTTGTAGATAGTCTTAAGAAAAAATATCCAAACGCCAAAATAGTCGTTACGGGTTGTTTGGCGCAGCAATCGCCTAAAGATTTTCAAAAAGTCGAATTTGTAATCGGAAACGCTAAAAAAAACGATATTTTTAACATAATATCCAAAGAAAACGGAGGTTGTTTTGTTGAAAACTTAAACAACGCCGAATTAAAAATCTTAAAAACAATCCAGCCGCCGCAAGCCTGCGACCGTACACGATTTTCAATAAAAATTCAGGAAGGCTGCGCCTCATTTTGCAGTTATTGCATAGTTCCATACTTACGCGGAACGCCAAAAAGCGCGAATTTCAACGAAACAATTTCTCTTGCAAAAGACTCTATAAATTTAGGTTATAACGAAATCGTTTTAGCCGGAACCCATATCGGACAATATCAAAACGAAGGCCAAAATTTTTTGGACGTTGCAAAAAAAATTATTTCGATTAACGACAAAATCCGCTTACGACTATCGTCAATGAATCCTGACGATTGCGATGAAAAATTGTTTGAGTTTATGGCAGAAAATCCGCAAATTTGCAGGCACTTGCACGTGGCGGTTCAATCGCTTTCTCCAGAAATCTTAACTTTAATGAATAGAAATCCGAAAGCGATCGAAAATTTGTTTGAAAATTTGCAAAAATATCGAAAATTCATACCGGAATTGAATTTAGGCGGCGATTTTATTGTGGGATTTCCAAATGAAAGCGAAGAAAATTTTATCAAAACGAAAGAAAACATCCAAAAATTCGGATTTAATTACGGACACGTTTTTATGTATTCTTTACGCCCTCAAACGCCAGCCGCAGCCATGAAAAATCAAATTCCTGAAAAAATAAAAAAACAAAGAAGCGAGATTTTACGAGAATTGTTCGTTTTGCAAAGGCAAAATTTTGCAAATTTGCAAATTTCAAAGACGCAGAAAATTATTATAGAAACCGAAAGAGAATTGAGCGGAATTACGCAAAATTATCTGCGGGTAAAAGGTGAAAAAAATCCAAATTTTAGAAAAAACCAGATTGTCGAGGTTGTTTTGAGAAAATATAATTCGGCAAAGAATTTTTTTGAAGCGGATTTGTTGTAG